Within the Fusarium keratoplasticum isolate Fu6.1 chromosome 1, whole genome shotgun sequence genome, the region TCTCAAGCGCGTTGTTTTTATGACAAGCTTGCATACTGACCACTATACTAcggaagatgatggttgTGAGCAACCATTGTAGTGAGGTTCGATGTCACGTGAAGGACAACATCTTAATTATAACCTCTCGTAACACCCATCTTGCAAAAGAGAACTCGACTCTTCAGAACCAGGCAAAAAAAATACATCGTGCGTATCGCACGGGGCGTCTCTCCCGCCGGGAATTGAACCCGGGTCTCAAGCGCGTTGTTTTTATGACAAGCTTGCATACTGACCACTATACTAcggaagatgatggttgTGAGCAACCATTGTAGCGAGTTCGGTGTCACGTGGACTTCGGAATGGTGTCTATAACCTCTCCAACAGACCTCAAGATACTGCCACCTATGCGAGGCAAATaagcatctcctcctctcagTGATTATCACAACGTTCCAAAAATCATgttcttttatttattactcTAGATAAACCCCATTCTGCTTTTAACCCAATTCCCCCCCCCTTTTCACGCCTCAACCCCAAACACTATAAATACCTAGCCACGAGCAATCGGTGTGAAGGATGCCACTGAGCAGCACTTGCGTTGTTGTTAGCCTCGATCCCTGAAGAGATGCTCTCGGATGGTTCTCATCTTTCCTGCCATAGGCATGGATTCATGGATGGCCGTAATTGGCCAAGACTCTACCGCTGGTTATCGACAAGAATCAGCACCTTGCCCCCCAACATTTTCATGCCCAGACTAACCTCTCGTCAAGTAGATGCCGCTGGCTCTGCCTCGGGCTTGGTTGGTGGGGCACGAGATTCATCTTCGGAAACATCAGCTAACTTGTCTCTGGCCCTTGAGCgtgaagaagctgaagaacTATTGCGCCGTCGACCGCTGGGCGATTCTCGTCTCTTTGCTTGACGTTGGCCACGCCGCCCAGGGCTGGGTCGCCTTTGCCGGCGTCGATCCCCCTCCATGTCTGAAGAGTTGTCTCTTCGACCCTTGCCTTTTGATCTTCGGTCATGTGCCGCACTGCTGGAACGGGTGCGACTACGGCTGCGGCTGTAACCGGGACTGCGACCTCGGCTCCGACTTCGACTACGAGACAAAGAAGTCCCCCTAGACCTTGAAGAAGACATGCTCCTTGAACGACGCCTCCGGCGATCTACCGATcggcttcttgaagaagagtATCGTCTTCGCtttggagaaggagaacgtCGCTCCGAGGATGCAGAGCGAGATGCAGCAGCTCTACGCCCTCCCTCGTTTCGACGGTTTGCTCTGCCTCGGTAGGTGTCGCCTCCGGGTGATCGTGATCTCTTTCGCCCGTCTCTCTGTCTTCCGGGTGATGAGGGTCGTCGCCGACTGTCAGATCTGTTGGTGCTGCGCGACGCACTACGGCCGCGCGAGTTCGATCGAGATGAGCCAGATGCTGAAGGCGATCGAGCAGGGGACCTTCGTCGACCAGGTCCAGCTCTACCGCCGCCGCGCCTCCCACGAGGGACGTAACTGTCGCGACCGTAGGAGTCCCTCGAGTCGCGGAAGCGGGGACCCGGAGATCGAGACCTCCCACCTCCTCTCCTgaagcctcctcttcctcgattATCAAATTCGCGGTCGCCTCGTCGCCCTTGCCAGGTATCCCCACGAGCCGATGCTCGATCTCGACGATCGCGATCTTTGAGGTCGGCTACTTCGCGATCACGGCGATCCCACTCATCTCGCCTCTTCTTGGCGCTCTCTGCGGCACGATCGGCTTCAATCTGTAGAAATGTGGGTTAGAATGAAGATACGCAGGTAGCTGCTGTCTCAACGTACCTTTTCCTGGATGAGCTCCAGCTTTTTAGCTTCGAGGAGCTCCTTAGGCACGCCTTGAGGACTGGCCTGGGCGCTCAACAGTAATCTCCATAGGTCTTTACAGAAAGACGCAGTATCTTTATCGAGGAAGCCCGTGAGTTGGATCTGGAGTGACTTGATGTCTGGCTATCGGCGAAACCATCAGCATGTGTTCGAGGGAGGTCAGGAGAAGTTAGCCATACGTATCGCGGGCCTTCGATCAGATTAAAGCAAAGCTCGATCACTACGTCGTCTTCGTTCCCAAGGATATCGGATATCTTGCCCGCGATCCATCTGGCCAGACACGTTAGCACGGGGATCAGAAGCGCGATGGGCCTAGGAGCGCTCACTTCTTCATGACCTGGAGATTGACCTTTTGCATATCAACCTTCTGGCTAAACTCGGGCGGGAACTTGGTCGACTTCAAAAGCCGCGCATCCACTCCGGTAGCCATGTTGGGTCGAATCGCAATGTCAATGTCTGTGTCGAAAGGGGGCGCGTTGATGGGAAAaaagctgctgctgggatGAAAAAGTGACGTCGCTGAGCACAGGCTCGAGTCCACGAGACAGACAGCGGAGGCAGCGCCGTGGTCGGGTGGCGCACGGACCACCTTATTCACTCTTCACAGTAGGAGCTCCCTGAGCAGCTGAGCTTCAAACGAAGGGCCTGCCCCGCAGGCTTTCTAGGGGAAGTTTGCGCTGTGCAACCACTGAAGCCTCTACAAAGGCGCGTCACCAATCGCAGCCTGGGATGAAATCCGTTTCTTATTAAACATCCATCTCGTGTTTGTTGCTGATTGTCTGTCCGAGTCAAGGACTACCTCAAAATGAATACTCTACACGCCCCGACTGTGCCCTCTGGTGAGACCAGCGCTTCTATTACCAACGGCGATGCGGGGCATCTGAGCTTCGCCGAGTTAGAGCGAAAGAAAGATGATATTGAGGCCGAACTCAAGGCACTCGGCGGAGTGCTTGACTCGGTACATATACTCAACACTTGAGCCTGCGGTATCATGTACTAACAAGAAACTCAGCATGGCGTGGACATGAACACACCTCTCTTGACCAGAGATGGATTCCCTCGTGCAGACCTTGATGTTGCTCAGAGTATGGCTTCCAAGTCATGCTTAACATCCCCCAACTAATCGTTCCATAGTTCGAACCACAAGGGCCAGAATAATCCGTTTGAGGAATGATTACACGGCACTCATGACCCGGATTGAAAAGTTCCTGCATGAGCATTTTGCCAGCCTCGATGAAAACGATGCCGAGCCAGCGCCGAGCTCTGGTACAACCCAACCCGTTTTGCCAGACTCTTATTCTGCACCCTTGGATCCTCCGTTCGCCAAAGTCAATACCGTCGCCGCGGGAAGTCCGGCAGAGAGCGCTGGTCTGAAGCCCGGTGACGAGATCCGTAACTTTGGCTACGTTAATCGGGCCAATCAtgacaacctcaagaaggtAGCAGAGTGTGTACAAGGAAATGAAGGGGTGAGTGGTCATGATGCCGTAGCAACCCGAGCATGCCAGCTAATCTTGCGTCAGAGCAACATCTTTATCAAGGTATCCCGCTCAACAGGCGTGGCAGAGCAGCAAGAGCTACGCTTGACTCTCACCCCTAGAAAGGATTGGGGTGGTCGAGGAATGTTGGGCTGTCATATTCTGCCTCTGTAGGCATGAGC harbors:
- a CDS encoding PWI domain-containing protein — encoded protein: MATGVDARLLKSTKFPPEFSQKVDMQKVNLQVMKKWIAGKISDILGNEDDVVIELCFNLIEGPRYPDIKSLQIQLTGFLDKDTASFCKDLWRLLLSAQASPQGVPKELLEAKKLELIQEKIEADRAAESAKKRRDEWDRRDREVADLKDRDRRDRASAQEASGEEVGGLDLRVPASATRGTPTVATVTSLVGGAAAVELDLVDEGPLLDRLQHLAHLDRTRAAVVRRAAPTDLTVGDDPHHPEDRETGERDHDHPEATPTEAEQTVETREGVELLHLALHPRSDVLLLQSEDDTLLQEADR